In Asanoa sp. WMMD1127, one genomic interval encodes:
- a CDS encoding helix-turn-helix domain-containing protein, which produces MAGSPQADRLSEVKFLTVAEVATLMRVSKMTVYRLVHSGDLTAVRVGRSFRVPEHAVNEYLRGAFQESA; this is translated from the coding sequence ATGGCAGGATCACCACAAGCCGACAGGCTGTCGGAGGTCAAGTTCCTCACGGTCGCCGAAGTGGCGACATTGATGCGGGTGTCAAAGATGACGGTCTACCGCTTGGTGCATTCGGGTGATCTCACCGCGGTGCGCGTCGGTCGATCGTTCCGGGTTCCGGAGCACGCCGTGAACGAATACCTACGCGGCGCGTTCCAAGAGTCCGCATAA
- a CDS encoding glutaredoxin family protein translates to MPRVTLLTRAECHLCDAARAALDRVTERTGEPWAERSVDEDIELERDYGDRLPVVLLDGREHGYWRVEEDRLARDLGE, encoded by the coding sequence ATGCCTAGGGTCACGCTGCTCACCCGGGCCGAGTGTCACCTGTGCGACGCGGCCCGCGCGGCGCTCGACCGGGTCACCGAGCGCACCGGCGAGCCCTGGGCCGAGCGTTCGGTCGACGAGGACATCGAGCTCGAACGCGACTACGGCGACCGGCTGCCGGTGGTGCTGCTGGACGGCCGGGAGCACGGCTACTGGCGGGTCGAGGAGGACCGGCTCGCCCGGGATCTCGGTGAGTAG
- a CDS encoding NAD-dependent epimerase/dehydratase family protein — MRSRPTGSVVVTGVSRYLGAHVAARLAADDRIVRVVGLDPNPPPPEFAHLLDGVEQVHGDAGSASTVIADLEAEAVVHLALATAPDPQHGGRAAMKEQNVIGTMQLLAACQQAPRLRKLVMRSSTAAYGASFRDPAVFTEDTEPREVPRGGFARDILDIEGYVRGFRRRRADVTATVLRFAPFIGSSADTTLTRYFSRPVVPTVLGRDPRLQFLHIDDALEIVHRSVVDDHPGTFNVAGAGVLSLSQAIRRAGRIPVPVLEPGLSAASNLVRNLGRSGYGLDQVDLFVHGRVVDTSKLVDEFGYAPRSTADAFDDFVAGHRGGAVLRREQLAIAERAILDGIRQARATVQEKA; from the coding sequence GTGAGGTCGCGACCAACAGGTTCGGTTGTCGTCACCGGCGTCAGCCGCTACCTGGGCGCGCACGTCGCCGCCCGGCTGGCCGCCGACGACCGGATCGTCAGGGTGGTGGGGCTCGACCCGAACCCGCCGCCACCCGAGTTCGCCCACCTGCTCGACGGTGTCGAGCAGGTGCATGGCGACGCCGGCTCGGCCAGCACCGTGATCGCCGACCTCGAAGCCGAGGCGGTGGTCCATCTCGCCCTGGCCACGGCGCCGGATCCGCAGCACGGCGGCCGGGCGGCCATGAAAGAGCAGAACGTCATCGGCACGATGCAGCTGCTCGCCGCCTGCCAGCAGGCGCCGCGGCTGCGCAAGCTGGTGATGCGTTCGTCGACGGCCGCCTACGGCGCGTCGTTCCGCGACCCGGCCGTGTTCACCGAGGACACCGAGCCGCGCGAGGTGCCCCGCGGTGGGTTCGCCCGCGACATCCTCGACATCGAGGGCTACGTACGAGGCTTCCGGCGCCGCCGGGCCGACGTCACGGCGACCGTGCTGCGCTTCGCGCCGTTCATCGGCTCGAGCGCCGACACGACGCTGACCCGCTACTTCTCCCGGCCGGTCGTCCCGACCGTGCTCGGCCGCGACCCGCGCCTGCAGTTCCTGCACATCGACGACGCGCTGGAGATCGTGCACCGGTCCGTCGTCGACGACCACCCCGGCACGTTCAACGTCGCCGGCGCGGGTGTGCTCTCGCTGTCCCAGGCGATCCGCCGGGCCGGCCGGATACCGGTGCCGGTGCTCGAACCCGGGCTGTCCGCCGCGTCCAACCTCGTCCGCAACCTCGGTCGCAGCGGCTACGGACTCGACCAGGTCGACCTGTTCGTGCACGGCCGCGTGGTCGACACGAGCAAACTGGTCGACGAGTTCGGCTACGCCCCGCGCAGCACCGCCGACGCGTTCGACGACTTCGTCGCCGGCCACCGCGGCGGCGCTGTGCTCCGCCGGGAGCAGCTGGCCATCGCCGAACGAGCGATCCTCGACGGGATCCGCCAGGCACGCGCGACTGTGCAGGAGAAGGCATGA
- a CDS encoding HAD-IB family hydrolase codes for MASEHRLTISTDAHGHTAGWAAADFEAALEVDVDKSAAAFFDIDNTMLQGASIYWIARGLAARRYFTTTDLARFAWQQARYRLLAAEHAGDMSNAKKVALAFIEGWRVDDIERLTEEIFDELMAPRIWSGTRALAQLHLDAGERVWLVSAAPVEIGRVIAQRLGLTGAIGTVAEVLDGAYTGRLVGDLMHGPAKADAITQLANVEGLDLRRCTAYSDSINDLPMLSAVGHAVAVNPDAALARAAREQGWEMRDFRTGRKAVKVAVPSTLAAGLLAGAITTALAVRRRRRAT; via the coding sequence GTGGCATCGGAGCACCGGCTGACTATCAGCACGGACGCGCACGGTCACACCGCCGGCTGGGCCGCGGCGGATTTCGAAGCCGCGCTCGAGGTCGACGTCGACAAGAGCGCCGCCGCCTTCTTCGACATCGACAACACGATGCTGCAGGGCGCCTCGATCTACTGGATCGCCCGCGGGCTGGCCGCCCGGCGCTACTTCACCACCACCGACCTGGCCCGGTTCGCGTGGCAGCAGGCCCGCTACCGGCTGCTGGCGGCCGAGCACGCCGGTGACATGTCCAACGCCAAGAAGGTCGCGTTGGCGTTCATCGAGGGCTGGCGGGTCGACGACATCGAACGGCTCACCGAAGAGATCTTCGACGAGCTGATGGCGCCCCGGATCTGGTCCGGTACGCGCGCCCTCGCGCAATTGCATCTCGACGCCGGCGAGCGCGTCTGGCTGGTCAGCGCGGCCCCGGTGGAGATCGGCCGGGTGATCGCCCAGCGACTCGGGCTCACGGGCGCGATCGGCACGGTGGCCGAGGTGCTCGACGGCGCGTACACCGGGCGGTTGGTCGGCGACCTCATGCACGGCCCGGCAAAGGCCGACGCGATCACGCAGCTGGCCAACGTCGAAGGGCTCGACCTGCGGCGGTGCACCGCCTACAGCGACTCGATCAACGACCTGCCGATGCTGTCGGCGGTCGGGCACGCGGTCGCGGTCAACCCCGATGCCGCGCTGGCCCGGGCCGCCCGCGAGCAAGGCTGGGAAATGCGCGACTTCCGCACCGGCCGCAAGGCGGTCAAGGTGGCGGTGCCGTCGACGCTGGCCGCCGGCCTGCTTGCCGGCGCGATCACGACCGCGCTGGCCGTCCGCCGTCGCCGCCGCGCCACCTGA
- a CDS encoding response regulator transcription factor: MRIVIADDAVLLREGLVRLVTEHGHEVAAAVGDGPSLVEAIVREKPDVSIVDVRMPPSHTDEGLKAAVEARRLVPGTPVLVLSQYVEVSYADDLLADRAGAVGYLLKDRVAAITEFLDALGRVAGGGTVLDPEVVAQLLVRRRRDDPLRELTAREREVLGLMAEGMSNTAIARKLVVSDGAVEKHVRNIFTKLQLPPDEEQHRRVLAVLAYLRG, from the coding sequence GTGCGCATAGTGATCGCCGATGACGCGGTGCTCCTCCGCGAAGGACTGGTCCGGCTCGTCACCGAGCACGGCCACGAGGTGGCCGCCGCGGTCGGCGACGGACCGAGCCTGGTCGAGGCGATCGTCCGGGAGAAGCCCGACGTCTCGATCGTCGACGTCCGGATGCCGCCGTCCCACACCGACGAGGGCCTCAAGGCGGCGGTCGAGGCGCGCCGGCTGGTGCCGGGCACGCCGGTGCTGGTGCTCTCGCAGTACGTCGAGGTGTCGTACGCCGACGATCTGCTCGCCGACCGGGCCGGGGCGGTCGGCTACCTGCTCAAGGACCGGGTGGCGGCGATCACGGAGTTCCTCGACGCGCTCGGCCGGGTGGCCGGCGGCGGCACCGTGCTCGACCCCGAGGTGGTCGCCCAGCTGCTGGTCCGGCGGCGACGCGACGACCCGCTGCGCGAGCTGACGGCCCGCGAGCGCGAGGTGCTCGGGCTCATGGCCGAGGGCATGTCCAATACCGCGATCGCCCGCAAGCTGGTGGTCAGCGACGGCGCCGTGGAAAAGCACGTGCGCAACATCTTCACCAAGCTCCAACTGCCGCCCGACGAGGAACAGCACCGCCGGGTGCTGGCGGTCCTCGCCTACCTACGCGGCTGA
- a CDS encoding AMP-binding protein, with protein MVDRRSDTLADRVAAAAAATPDKTALIWHDTTLSWAELDRRVDAAAAALVGLNLPTGARVALALPNSLRYAVTFFGVLRAGLVAVPVNPQFTARELRHVLADSGASVLVASPDVARVVEGVREDLPDLARIVDRLPESGEATAAARFHNLAVLLYTSGTEGRPKGAMLSHRALLANHEQIGAVTPAVVGPDDTVLLALPLFHAYGLNSGLGAVAYHGATGVLIERFDPADSLAVVARLGVTGLVGVPSMFQAWSLLPGLDQAMATVRVAVCGAAPLDPETAARFTRATSLPVFVGYGLTETAPVVTSTLLSPEPKPGSIGRPLPGIELRLVSPDGADVADVSELDGDEFDLEVGPPETDPGEIVVRGANLFDGYWPDGRDGPDADGWWATGDIAYADADGDLFLVDRRGELVIVNGFNVYPREVEQVLEAHPGVAEAAVIGVPHPYTGQSVKAFVVRTPGTDVEPEELLGHAEQNLARFKTPTALEFVPELPHSAIGKVRKAELRGDDA; from the coding sequence GTGGTGGACCGCCGTTCCGACACACTTGCCGACCGGGTGGCGGCAGCCGCTGCCGCGACGCCCGACAAGACCGCGCTGATCTGGCACGACACGACGTTGAGCTGGGCCGAGCTCGACCGCCGCGTCGACGCCGCCGCGGCCGCGCTCGTCGGGCTCAACCTGCCGACCGGGGCGCGGGTTGCGCTCGCGTTACCCAACTCACTCCGCTACGCGGTGACCTTCTTCGGGGTGCTCCGCGCGGGACTTGTCGCGGTGCCGGTCAACCCGCAGTTCACGGCCCGCGAGCTGCGCCACGTGCTGGCCGACTCCGGTGCGTCCGTGCTGGTCGCCAGCCCCGACGTGGCCCGGGTCGTCGAGGGCGTACGCGAAGACCTGCCCGACCTGGCCCGCATCGTCGACCGGTTGCCGGAGTCGGGCGAGGCCACCGCCGCCGCCCGCTTCCATAACCTGGCCGTGCTGCTCTACACCTCGGGGACCGAGGGCCGGCCCAAGGGCGCGATGCTCAGTCACCGGGCGCTGCTGGCCAACCACGAGCAGATCGGCGCCGTGACGCCGGCCGTGGTCGGGCCCGACGACACGGTGCTGCTCGCGCTGCCGCTGTTCCACGCCTACGGGCTCAACTCTGGCCTCGGCGCCGTCGCCTACCACGGGGCGACCGGCGTGCTGATCGAGCGCTTCGACCCGGCCGACTCGCTCGCCGTCGTCGCCCGCCTCGGCGTGACCGGGCTGGTCGGCGTCCCGTCCATGTTCCAGGCGTGGTCGCTGCTGCCCGGCCTGGACCAGGCGATGGCGACCGTACGCGTGGCCGTGTGCGGCGCGGCCCCGCTCGACCCCGAGACCGCGGCCCGGTTCACCCGCGCGACCTCGCTGCCGGTCTTCGTCGGCTACGGGCTGACGGAGACCGCGCCGGTGGTGACCTCCACATTGCTCAGTCCCGAGCCCAAGCCCGGTTCGATCGGCCGGCCGCTGCCCGGCATCGAGCTCCGGCTCGTCTCGCCCGACGGCGCCGACGTCGCGGACGTGTCCGAGCTGGACGGTGACGAGTTCGACCTCGAGGTCGGGCCGCCGGAGACGGATCCGGGCGAGATCGTCGTGCGCGGCGCCAACCTGTTCGACGGCTACTGGCCCGACGGCCGCGACGGTCCTGACGCCGACGGCTGGTGGGCGACGGGCGACATCGCGTACGCCGATGCCGACGGTGATCTGTTCCTCGTCGACCGCCGGGGTGAGCTGGTGATCGTCAACGGCTTCAACGTCTACCCTCGCGAGGTGGAACAGGTTCTCGAAGCCCATCCGGGCGTCGCGGAGGCGGCCGTGATCGGCGTGCCGCATCCCTACACCGGGCAGTCCGTCAAGGCGTTCGTGGTGCGGACGCCGGGGACCGACGTGGAACCGGAGGAGCTGCTCGGCCACGCCGAACAGAACCTGGCCCGGTTCAAGACGCCGACCGCGCTGGAGTTCGTGCCCGAGCTGCCGCACTCGGCGATCGGCAAGGTGCGCAAGGCCGAGCTGCGGGGCGACGATGCCTAG
- a CDS encoding HAD hydrolase-like protein codes for MTRTHLVWDWNGTLLNDFELVLSATNHALATAGGLPVTADHHRRHFVRPVADYYAMVLGRAVDADEFDRLDAIFHDAYRAGLTTCALADDAVNAMLSWPGTQSLLSMWFHEDLVPAVTAFGLDGRFRRVDGVQVALGGDRAFKAGHLARHLAALEVDGGSAVLIGDSLDDADAARSVGAGCVLYSGGFTDEERLRASGHPVASSLSEAVQLASAA; via the coding sequence GTGACGCGCACGCACCTGGTCTGGGACTGGAACGGCACGCTGCTCAACGACTTCGAGCTGGTGCTGTCGGCGACCAACCACGCCCTGGCCACGGCGGGTGGCCTGCCGGTGACCGCCGATCACCACCGGCGGCATTTCGTGCGCCCGGTCGCCGACTACTACGCGATGGTGCTGGGGCGGGCCGTCGACGCCGACGAGTTCGACCGGCTCGACGCGATCTTCCACGACGCCTACCGGGCCGGGCTGACCACCTGCGCGCTGGCCGACGACGCGGTGAACGCGATGCTGTCGTGGCCGGGCACGCAGTCGCTGCTGTCCATGTGGTTCCACGAGGACCTGGTGCCGGCCGTGACCGCGTTCGGGCTCGACGGCCGGTTCCGGCGGGTCGACGGGGTGCAGGTGGCGCTCGGCGGTGACCGGGCGTTCAAGGCGGGTCACCTCGCGCGGCATCTGGCGGCGCTCGAGGTCGACGGTGGGTCTGCCGTGCTGATCGGGGACTCGCTCGACGACGCCGACGCGGCGCGCTCCGTCGGGGCCGGGTGCGTGCTCTACAGCGGCGGGTTCACCGACGAGGAACGGCTGCGGGCCTCGGGTCACCCGGTCGCGTCGTCGCTGTCGGAGGCCGTGCAGCTCGCCTCAGCCGCGTAG
- a CDS encoding Ppx/GppA phosphatase family protein translates to MRLGVLDVGSNTVHLLLVDAHHGAHPWPAHSEKSVLRLAEQIGPDGALTKAGADALVKTVHDAKVSARRLKADDLLAFATSAVRDATNSQEVLSRVRKETGVRLQVLSGADEARATFLAVRRWFGWSAGRLLVLDIGGGSLEIAAGIDETPDLAMSLPLGAGRLSRERLQVDAATSTPPPPKAVDDLQAYVEKQLANAGSKLADVKWDRAVATSKTFRTLARLAGAAPSRQGLWEPRALPAHGLRQVLGFIRLIPPRQVYELEGVSASRSHQLLAGAVVAEAVLRRLQIDAVDICPWALREGVILRRLDQLESA, encoded by the coding sequence ATGAGGCTGGGCGTACTCGACGTCGGTTCCAACACCGTGCATCTCCTGCTGGTCGACGCGCACCATGGCGCCCACCCGTGGCCGGCGCACTCGGAGAAGTCCGTGCTGCGGCTGGCCGAGCAGATCGGCCCCGACGGCGCGCTCACCAAGGCCGGCGCGGACGCCCTGGTCAAGACCGTGCACGACGCCAAGGTCAGCGCGCGCCGGCTCAAGGCCGACGATCTGCTCGCGTTCGCCACCTCGGCGGTCCGGGACGCCACCAACTCGCAGGAGGTGCTGTCGCGGGTGCGCAAGGAGACCGGCGTACGCCTGCAGGTGCTCTCCGGCGCCGACGAGGCGCGGGCGACCTTCCTCGCCGTGCGGCGCTGGTTCGGTTGGTCGGCGGGTCGGCTGCTGGTGCTCGACATCGGCGGCGGCTCGCTGGAGATCGCGGCCGGCATAGACGAGACGCCGGACCTGGCGATGTCGCTGCCGCTCGGCGCCGGCCGGCTCAGCCGGGAGCGGCTCCAGGTCGACGCGGCCACCTCGACCCCACCGCCGCCCAAGGCTGTCGACGACCTCCAGGCGTACGTGGAGAAGCAACTCGCCAACGCCGGCTCCAAGCTGGCCGACGTCAAGTGGGACCGGGCCGTGGCGACCTCGAAGACGTTCCGCACGCTGGCCCGGCTCGCCGGCGCGGCCCCGTCGCGGCAGGGGCTGTGGGAGCCGCGCGCCCTGCCGGCCCACGGCCTGCGGCAGGTGCTGGGCTTCATCCGGCTGATCCCGCCGCGCCAGGTCTACGAGCTGGAAGGGGTCAGCGCCAGCCGCTCGCACCAGCTGCTGGCCGGCGCGGTGGTGGCCGAGGCGGTGCTGCGCCGGCTCCAGATCGACGCGGTCGACATCTGCCCCTGGGCGCTGCGGGAGGGAGTCATCCTGCGCCGCCTCGATCAGCTTGAATCGGCTTAG
- a CDS encoding AURKAIP1/COX24 domain-containing protein has product MGSVVKKRRKRMAKKKHRKLLRKTRVQRRRLGK; this is encoded by the coding sequence ATGGGCTCGGTGGTCAAGAAGCGCCGCAAGCGTATGGCCAAGAAGAAGCACCGCAAGCTGCTGCGCAAGACCCGCGTCCAGCGTCGTCGTCTCGGCAAGTGA
- a CDS encoding ECF subfamily RNA polymerase sigma factor, BldN family: MRSLDIRGDGSTWRGDGPVADGGARRTRNRPHTDLPGRPVGPGSNAKQVGGGRVGTPNRPTMPAQPGVGQSPAESGETAVLPAVPPIAEQRTGGSGGAPTQYPSRPDPSDPATEVWTLVERAQAGEAEAFGLIYDRYVDTVFRFVYFRVGNRQLAEDLTSDTFLRALKRIGSFTWQGRDLGAWLVTIARNLVADHFKSGRYRLEVTTGDVLDADREDRGPEGSPEAAVVDHITNVALLTAVKQLNPEQQECIVLRFLQGFSVAETAQAMGKNEGAIKALQYRAVRALARLLPDGFQP, from the coding sequence ATGCGGAGCCTCGACATTCGAGGTGACGGATCCACCTGGCGCGGCGACGGTCCCGTCGCCGACGGGGGCGCCCGGCGGACCCGCAACCGGCCGCACACCGACCTCCCTGGTCGCCCCGTCGGCCCGGGCAGCAACGCCAAGCAGGTGGGCGGCGGCCGCGTGGGCACGCCCAACCGGCCGACCATGCCGGCCCAGCCCGGCGTCGGCCAGAGCCCGGCCGAGAGCGGCGAGACCGCGGTGCTGCCGGCCGTCCCACCGATCGCCGAGCAGCGCACCGGCGGCTCCGGCGGCGCACCGACGCAATACCCGTCGCGCCCCGACCCGTCCGACCCGGCGACCGAGGTCTGGACGCTGGTCGAGCGGGCGCAGGCCGGCGAGGCCGAGGCGTTCGGGCTGATCTACGACCGCTACGTCGACACCGTCTTCCGGTTCGTCTACTTCCGCGTCGGCAACCGCCAGCTCGCGGAAGACCTGACCTCCGACACGTTCCTGCGGGCGCTCAAGCGCATCGGCAGCTTCACGTGGCAGGGCCGCGACCTCGGCGCGTGGCTGGTCACCATCGCCCGCAACCTGGTCGCCGACCACTTCAAGTCGGGCCGCTACCGGCTCGAGGTGACCACCGGCGACGTGCTCGACGCCGACCGCGAGGACCGCGGCCCCGAGGGCAGCCCGGAAGCGGCCGTGGTCGACCACATCACCAACGTGGCCCTGCTCACGGCGGTCAAGCAGCTCAACCCCGAGCAGCAGGAATGCATCGTGCTGCGCTTCCTGCAGGGCTTCTCCGTGGCCGAGACCGCGCAGGCCATGGGCAAGAACGAGGGCGCCATCAAGGCGCTGCAATACCGGGCTGTCAGGGCGCTCGCCCGGCTGCTTCCCGACGGGTTCCAACCGTGA
- a CDS encoding CGNR zinc finger domain-containing protein yields MNFDAYARTAVDLVNAPMAGIDDLRAVFAGDNVWMRDEVTERDVTMFRRAQKRLRDVFQLGSAGRDTEAVNEINSLLKDHPVQPRISGHDASDWHMHVTSRGASASAEFLAAAVWGLAVWLCTHGSARFGVCADDRCGNVYLDTSSNNCRRFCSERCATRSHVAAHRARKRATLAGV; encoded by the coding sequence GTGAACTTCGATGCGTACGCGCGCACCGCCGTTGACCTGGTCAACGCCCCGATGGCGGGCATCGACGACCTGCGGGCCGTCTTCGCCGGCGACAACGTCTGGATGCGCGACGAGGTCACCGAGCGTGATGTGACGATGTTCCGCCGCGCCCAGAAGCGGCTGCGCGACGTCTTCCAGCTCGGCAGCGCGGGCCGCGACACCGAGGCGGTCAACGAGATCAATTCCCTGTTGAAGGACCATCCGGTCCAGCCGAGGATCTCCGGGCACGACGCGAGCGACTGGCACATGCACGTCACCAGCCGAGGCGCGTCGGCCAGTGCGGAGTTCCTCGCCGCGGCGGTCTGGGGCCTGGCGGTCTGGCTGTGCACCCATGGCAGCGCCCGGTTCGGCGTCTGCGCCGACGACCGGTGCGGCAACGTCTACCTCGACACGTCGTCGAACAACTGCCGCCGGTTCTGCTCGGAGCGCTGCGCCACCCGGTCGCACGTCGCCGCGCACCGGGCCCGCAAGCGGGCCACCCTCGCGGGCGTCTAG
- a CDS encoding lysophospholipid acyltransferase family protein, whose amino-acid sequence MPPAVADRPGDIWDQRVAKGLAFLRRRLAGDYEVDEFGFDPELTDKVFLPMLRLLYRDWFRTEVFGVENLPAHGSALVVGNHSGTLALDAVMLATAVNDRTPNRRHLRLLGADLVFRMPIVSELARKSGGTVACNPDAERLLRNGELVGVFPEGFKGVGKQYAQRYKLQRFGRGGFVSAALRTGTPIVPAAIVGAEEIYPMLADIKPLARLLGIPYFPVTPTFPWLGPLGMVPLPSKWLIEFSAPIPTAHLRDQADDPLVVFNLADQVRETIQQTLHTLLERRPDPFGR is encoded by the coding sequence CTGCCGCCGGCGGTGGCAGACCGGCCCGGCGACATCTGGGATCAGCGGGTCGCCAAGGGTCTCGCCTTCCTGCGCCGCCGGCTGGCCGGTGACTACGAGGTCGACGAGTTCGGCTTCGACCCGGAGCTCACCGACAAGGTGTTCCTGCCGATGCTCCGGCTGCTCTACCGCGACTGGTTCCGCACCGAGGTTTTCGGCGTGGAGAACCTGCCGGCGCACGGCTCAGCGCTCGTGGTCGGCAACCACTCCGGCACCCTCGCGCTCGACGCGGTCATGCTGGCCACGGCCGTCAACGACCGCACGCCCAACCGTCGCCACCTGCGGCTGCTCGGCGCCGACCTGGTGTTCCGCATGCCGATCGTCTCCGAGCTGGCGCGCAAGTCGGGCGGCACGGTCGCCTGCAACCCCGACGCCGAGCGCCTGCTCCGCAACGGCGAGCTCGTCGGCGTCTTCCCCGAGGGCTTCAAGGGCGTGGGCAAGCAGTACGCCCAGCGCTACAAGCTCCAGCGCTTCGGCCGCGGTGGCTTCGTGTCGGCCGCCCTGCGCACCGGCACCCCGATCGTCCCGGCCGCCATCGTCGGCGCTGAGGAGATCTATCCGATGCTGGCCGACATCAAGCCGCTGGCCCGCCTGCTCGGCATCCCGTACTTCCCGGTGACCCCGACCTTCCCCTGGCTCGGGCCGCTGGGCATGGTGCCCCTGCCGAGCAAGTGGCTGATCGAGTTCTCCGCGCCGATCCCCACCGCCCACCTGCGCGACCAGGCCGACGACCCGCTGGTCGTCTTCAACCTGGCCGACCAGGTGCGGGAGACCATCCAGCAGACCCTGCACACGCTCCTGGAGCGCCGCCCGGACCCGTTCGGCCGCTAA
- a CDS encoding proline dehydrogenase family protein — translation MLRSVILAASRSSRVERLVETAPLTRDVVHRFIAGTTADDALHTTRDLVGDGLAVTLDHLGEDTVNPDQAIAIKDEYLALLGALSGAGLTPAAEVSVKLSALGQKFDEQLSYDLARQICAAAANAGTTVTLDMEDHTTTDSTLEILAKLRLDYPTTGAVLQAYLRRTEADCRELATVGSRVRLCKGAYKEPESVAFQSAIDVDKSYVRCMNILMSGEGYPMLATHDPRLIAIGEDRARWFDRSPDAFEFQLLHGVRPDEQLRLAGEGYTVRVYVPYGNDWYGYMMRRLAERPANLLFFARAVKSRK, via the coding sequence ATGCTCCGTTCGGTCATCCTCGCCGCCTCCCGGTCATCCCGGGTCGAGCGGCTCGTCGAGACGGCACCGCTCACCCGCGACGTCGTCCACCGCTTCATCGCCGGCACGACCGCCGACGACGCGCTGCACACGACCCGCGACCTGGTCGGCGACGGCCTGGCGGTGACGCTCGACCACCTCGGCGAGGACACCGTCAACCCCGACCAGGCGATCGCCATCAAGGACGAATACCTGGCGCTGCTCGGCGCGCTGTCCGGCGCCGGCCTGACCCCGGCCGCCGAGGTCAGCGTCAAGCTCTCCGCGCTGGGGCAGAAGTTCGACGAGCAGCTCTCGTACGACCTGGCGCGGCAGATCTGCGCGGCCGCCGCCAACGCGGGCACCACGGTGACCCTCGACATGGAGGACCACACCACCACGGACTCCACCCTGGAGATCCTGGCCAAGCTGCGGCTCGACTACCCGACCACGGGCGCGGTGCTCCAGGCCTACCTGCGGCGCACCGAGGCGGACTGCCGCGAGCTGGCCACTGTCGGGTCTCGCGTGCGGCTCTGCAAGGGTGCCTACAAGGAGCCTGAGTCGGTGGCGTTCCAATCGGCGATCGACGTCGACAAGTCCTACGTGCGATGCATGAACATCCTGATGTCCGGCGAGGGCTACCCGATGCTGGCCACGCACGACCCGCGGCTGATCGCGATCGGCGAGGACCGGGCCCGCTGGTTCGACCGGTCGCCCGACGCGTTCGAGTTCCAGCTGCTGCACGGCGTGCGCCCCGACGAGCAGCTGCGGCTGGCCGGCGAGGGCTACACGGTGCGGGTCTACGTGCCCTACGGCAACGACTGGTACGGCTACATGATGCGCCGTCTGGCGGAGCGCCCGGCCAACCTGCTGTTCTTCGCGCGGGCCGTGAAGTCCCGCAAGTAA
- a CDS encoding sugar phosphate isomerase/epimerase, giving the protein MTSRTPVLLSSSSVFPEPTAAAFEMAARLGYDGVEVMVWTDAVSQDAGALRGLASHYGVPVLSVHAPCLLVTQRVWSSDPWERLRRAAELAEAVEAPTVVVHPPFTWQRDYARSFQPGLERIENKHSDLTFAIENMFPVRMAGREFVPYQPGWNPTETGFAAYTLDLSHCAASRTDALALADTMGDGLRHVHLGDGSGEGRDEHLVPGRGNQPCGELLESLAGRGFRGSIAVEVNTRGAKSRSIREADLGAALEFARAHLPAPAKV; this is encoded by the coding sequence GTGACCTCGCGCACCCCCGTACTGCTGTCAAGCTCTTCGGTCTTCCCCGAGCCAACCGCCGCCGCCTTCGAGATGGCCGCGCGGCTGGGCTACGACGGCGTCGAAGTGATGGTCTGGACCGACGCGGTGAGCCAGGACGCCGGCGCCCTGCGCGGGCTGGCGTCCCACTACGGCGTGCCGGTGCTGTCCGTGCACGCGCCCTGTCTCCTGGTCACCCAGCGGGTGTGGAGCTCCGACCCGTGGGAGCGGCTGCGCCGCGCGGCCGAGCTGGCCGAGGCCGTCGAGGCGCCGACCGTGGTGGTGCACCCGCCGTTCACGTGGCAGCGCGACTACGCCCGGTCGTTCCAGCCGGGGCTCGAGCGCATCGAAAACAAGCACAGCGATCTGACCTTCGCGATCGAGAACATGTTCCCGGTACGCATGGCCGGGCGCGAGTTCGTGCCCTACCAGCCGGGCTGGAACCCGACCGAGACGGGCTTCGCGGCGTACACCCTGGACCTGTCGCACTGCGCGGCGTCGCGCACCGACGCGCTGGCGCTGGCCGACACGATGGGCGACGGGCTCCGGCACGTGCACCTGGGCGACGGCAGCGGCGAGGGGCGCGACGAGCACCTGGTGCCCGGGCGCGGCAACCAGCCCTGCGGCGAACTGCTCGAGTCGCTGGCCGGGCGGGGCTTCCGCGGCTCGATCGCCGTGGAGGTCAACACCCGGGGCGCCAAGAGCCGCTCGATCCGCGAGGCCGACCTGGGCGCCGCGCTCGAGTTCGCCCGCGCCCACCTGCCGGCGCCGGCCAAGGTCTGA